A genomic segment from Tessaracoccus defluvii encodes:
- a CDS encoding TadA family conjugal transfer-associated ATPase translates to MVDLLDGLRTALAGLGRPHTAADVARAMRELGAVVTDATVGDALEALRRNSVGAGPLEDLLNGPGVSDVLVNGPLDVFVDRGVGPERVPLTFPDDEAVRQLAIRLAAACGRRLDDAQPFVDGRLPSGVRVHAVLAPVAEPGTCISLRVPARRSFSLDDLVAAGSLSDEGASLLRGLVSQRVPYLVSGGTGSGKTTLLAALLGLVPEAERIVLVEDARELVPAHPHCVRLEGRPANAEGAGAITLTTLVRQALRMRPDRLVLGEVRGAEITDMLSALNTGHEGGCATVHANSVADVPARLEALAALGGLGREACHAQVVAALRVVVHVRRDAAGRRYVEQVGVIRRSSAGLEVILGAALHTDGITYGAAGAELRALVAP, encoded by the coding sequence ATGGTTGACCTGCTCGACGGGCTCCGCACAGCTCTCGCTGGGCTGGGGCGGCCCCACACCGCCGCCGACGTGGCCAGGGCCATGCGTGAACTCGGAGCCGTCGTCACCGACGCGACGGTCGGTGACGCGCTCGAGGCGCTCCGGCGGAACTCCGTCGGGGCCGGCCCCCTGGAGGACCTCCTGAACGGGCCGGGGGTCTCCGATGTGCTTGTCAACGGCCCTCTGGACGTGTTCGTCGATCGTGGTGTGGGCCCCGAGCGGGTGCCGCTGACGTTCCCGGACGACGAGGCCGTCCGGCAGTTGGCGATCCGGCTCGCGGCCGCCTGCGGACGGAGGCTGGATGACGCGCAGCCGTTCGTCGACGGCCGTCTGCCCAGCGGCGTGCGGGTCCATGCGGTCCTCGCGCCGGTGGCCGAGCCGGGCACCTGCATTTCGCTGCGGGTCCCCGCCCGTCGCTCCTTCTCGCTCGACGACCTCGTGGCCGCAGGGTCGCTCTCCGACGAGGGGGCCTCCCTCCTGCGCGGCCTGGTCTCGCAGCGGGTGCCGTACCTGGTCAGCGGCGGCACAGGGTCCGGCAAGACCACGCTGCTCGCCGCACTGCTGGGCCTCGTGCCCGAGGCGGAGCGGATCGTGCTCGTGGAGGACGCCCGGGAACTGGTGCCCGCCCACCCCCACTGCGTCCGACTGGAGGGGCGCCCGGCCAACGCGGAAGGGGCCGGCGCCATCACGCTCACCACCCTGGTGCGGCAGGCGCTGCGGATGAGGCCCGACAGGCTGGTTCTGGGCGAGGTCCGTGGCGCAGAGATCACCGACATGCTGTCGGCGTTGAACACAGGCCACGAAGGTGGCTGCGCCACCGTGCACGCCAACTCGGTGGCCGACGTGCCCGCCCGGCTGGAGGCGCTGGCTGCGCTCGGCGGACTGGGGAGGGAGGCCTGTCACGCGCAGGTCGTGGCCGCACTCAGGGTGGTGGTGCACGTGCGCCGCGACGCGGCGGGGCGACGCTACGTCGAGCAGGTGGGCGTCATCCGCCGGAGCTCCGCAGGGCTCGAGGTGATTCTCGGGGCCGCTCTCCACACCGACGGCATCACCTACGGGGCGGCGGGGGCCGAGTTGAGAGCCCTGGTGGCACCGTGA
- a CDS encoding type II secretion system F family protein, producing MSPVWWAACLAALAVALLVPHPAGDLRRLRPEGARPRLLRRVARLRRPNPATRGGEVADALGFLAVCLDAGLPMVRALSIVADASAPATSAVLRRLSSELTLGRRTDEAWGALRGDPVWGAAAADVARAERSGLCLADLLRLHADDARRVAADRATLAARTVGVRSVVPLMVCFLPAFILVGVVPIVAGLVADFMG from the coding sequence ATGAGCCCGGTGTGGTGGGCCGCCTGCCTGGCAGCACTGGCCGTGGCGCTCCTGGTCCCGCATCCTGCGGGCGACCTGCGCAGGCTGCGACCGGAGGGTGCCCGGCCCCGCCTGCTGCGGCGGGTCGCCCGGCTCCGCCGTCCGAACCCGGCGACCCGGGGCGGCGAAGTGGCCGATGCGCTCGGCTTCCTGGCGGTGTGCCTGGACGCCGGGCTGCCGATGGTGCGCGCGCTCAGCATCGTGGCGGACGCGTCCGCGCCGGCCACCTCCGCCGTCCTGCGGCGCCTCAGTTCGGAGCTCACGCTGGGCCGCAGAACGGACGAGGCCTGGGGCGCCCTGCGCGGCGACCCGGTCTGGGGTGCGGCCGCCGCAGACGTCGCGCGCGCGGAACGCTCGGGGCTCTGTCTGGCCGACCTGCTGCGGCTGCACGCCGACGACGCCCGCCGGGTGGCGGCCGACCGCGCGACGCTCGCGGCCCGCACGGTCGGGGTGCGGTCCGTCGTCCCCCTGATGGTGTGCTTCCTGCCCGCGTTCATCCTGGTCGGCGTGGTGCCCATCGTCGCGGGGCTCGTGGCTGACTTCATGGGCTGA
- a CDS encoding type II secretion system F family protein produces the protein MLAGTRAVGWVLIVGIVTGTVAHLVRGRAQRRAAVRRSRDTARAARLLAGLLGSGQLPVSALAEAAEESPALRGAAMAARLGADVPAALRAAARSPGQEGLATIAAAWQVSARSGAPIADVLAGVAEALRAEERLQSSIDAELAAARSSGKIMAGLPLGAAGLGLMVGVDSLGFLLGSGWGQLALGLGVALTAVGVLWIDRLARPRRPA, from the coding sequence ATGCTCGCAGGCACCCGCGCGGTCGGCTGGGTGCTGATCGTCGGCATCGTGACGGGGACGGTCGCCCACCTCGTGCGGGGCCGGGCCCAACGCCGTGCGGCCGTCAGGAGGTCGAGGGACACCGCCCGCGCGGCGCGGCTGTTGGCGGGGCTGCTCGGGTCCGGCCAACTCCCCGTCTCCGCACTGGCGGAGGCCGCCGAGGAGTCTCCCGCGCTGCGGGGCGCCGCGATGGCGGCACGGCTCGGGGCGGATGTCCCCGCTGCGCTCCGCGCCGCGGCCCGCAGCCCCGGGCAGGAGGGCCTGGCGACCATTGCCGCCGCATGGCAGGTCAGCGCACGCAGCGGCGCCCCGATCGCAGACGTGCTGGCCGGCGTGGCGGAGGCGCTCAGGGCGGAGGAGCGGCTGCAGTCGAGCATCGACGCCGAACTGGCGGCCGCGCGCTCCAGCGGCAAGATCATGGCGGGGCTCCCTCTCGGGGCGGCGGGGCTCGGCCTGATGGTGGGCGTGGACTCGCTCGGGTTTCTGCTGGGGAGCGGGTGGGGTCAGCTCGCCCTCGGCCTCGGCGTGGCACTCACCGCGGTCGGCGTCCTGTGGATCGACCGGCTGGCACGGCCACGGAGGCCGGCATGA